The proteins below come from a single Piscinibacter gummiphilus genomic window:
- the yidC gene encoding membrane protein insertase YidC → MTDMRRTLLWVVFLVSLTFLWNNWNMHNGKPSMFAPTPAKPAATATAASGVPAPGQAGVAVSPAGAASAAVVASEQRTVKTDLYEATFDTKGADLVKLVLLKHPSDADPKQPLVLFDRSGARTYTAQTGLIAQQPGVNLPNHLTLLKMLPGDTTLKDGQDTLTVSFETPEPAGVTLRKSYVFKRGQYTIGVRHEVTNRGTAPVQPELYLQLQRDGTVPPSSMFMAPTSFTGPAIYTEEKHFQKVEFADIEKGKTDYVKKADNGWIAMVQHYFNSAWLVPGKAQREFRTQSLGNNLYTVAMVLPLGSIAPDATVTHEAQLYAGPQEENKLQALAPGLELVKDYGWFAVIAKPLFWLLDKLHSMIGNWGWAIVALVVLLKIAFYWLNASAYRSMAKMKAINPRVMEMRERLKDKPQQMQQEMMRIYREEKVNPLGGCLPILVQMPFFIALYWVLLSSVEMRNAPWLGWITDLSAKDPYYILPLLMTGSTLLQTWLNPTPPDPVQARMMWIMPLIFSVFFFFFPAGLVLYWLTNNILGIAQQYIINKRLGVT, encoded by the coding sequence ATGACCGATATGCGCCGCACCCTGCTGTGGGTGGTGTTCCTGGTGTCGCTGACATTCCTCTGGAACAACTGGAACATGCACAACGGCAAGCCGTCGATGTTCGCGCCGACGCCGGCCAAGCCCGCGGCAACGGCGACAGCCGCGTCCGGTGTGCCGGCCCCAGGGCAGGCCGGCGTGGCGGTGTCGCCTGCCGGAGCGGCCAGTGCCGCCGTGGTCGCCAGCGAGCAGCGCACGGTCAAGACCGACCTCTATGAAGCCACCTTCGACACCAAGGGGGCCGACCTGGTGAAGCTCGTGCTGCTCAAGCACCCGAGCGATGCCGATCCCAAGCAACCGCTGGTGCTCTTCGACCGCAGCGGCGCCCGCACCTACACCGCGCAGACCGGCCTCATCGCCCAGCAGCCGGGCGTCAACCTGCCCAATCACCTGACGCTGCTGAAGATGCTGCCCGGCGACACCACGCTGAAGGACGGCCAGGACACGCTGACCGTGAGCTTCGAAACGCCAGAGCCTGCTGGCGTGACGCTGCGCAAGAGCTACGTGTTCAAGCGCGGGCAGTACACCATCGGCGTGCGCCATGAGGTCACCAACCGTGGCACGGCACCGGTCCAGCCCGAGCTCTACCTGCAGCTGCAGCGCGACGGCACCGTGCCGCCGAGCAGCATGTTCATGGCGCCGACCTCGTTCACCGGCCCGGCGATCTACACCGAAGAAAAGCACTTCCAGAAGGTCGAGTTCGCCGACATCGAGAAGGGCAAGACCGACTACGTGAAGAAGGCTGACAACGGCTGGATCGCGATGGTCCAGCACTACTTCAATTCGGCCTGGCTGGTGCCTGGCAAGGCGCAGCGCGAGTTCCGTACCCAGAGCCTGGGCAACAACCTCTACACGGTGGCGATGGTGCTGCCGCTCGGCAGCATCGCGCCCGACGCCACCGTCACGCACGAAGCGCAGCTCTACGCCGGCCCGCAGGAAGAGAACAAGCTGCAGGCCCTCGCGCCCGGCCTCGAACTGGTGAAGGACTACGGCTGGTTCGCCGTCATCGCCAAGCCGCTCTTCTGGCTGCTCGACAAGCTGCACTCGATGATCGGCAACTGGGGTTGGGCGATCGTGGCACTCGTCGTGCTGCTCAAGATCGCGTTCTACTGGCTCAACGCGAGCGCCTACCGCTCGATGGCCAAGATGAAGGCCATCAACCCGCGCGTCATGGAAATGCGCGAGCGCCTGAAAGACAAACCGCAGCAGATGCAGCAGGAGATGATGCGCATCTACCGCGAAGAGAAAGTCAACCCGCTCGGGGGCTGCCTGCCCATCCTCGTGCAGATGCCGTTTTTCATCGCGCTGTACTGGGTGCTGCTCTCCAGCGTGGAGATGCGCAACGCGCCGTGGCTCGGCTGGATCACCGACCTGTCGGCGAAGGACCCGTACTACATCCTGCCCTTGCTCATGACCGGCTCGACGCTGCTGCAGACCTGGCTCAACCCGACGCCGCCGGACCCGGTGCAGGCCCGCATGATGTGGATCATGCCGCTCATCTTCAGCGTGTTCTTCTTCTTCTTCCCGGCAGGCCTGGTGCTGTACTGGCTGACCAACAACATCCTGGGCATCGCGCAGCAGTACATCATCAACAAGCGCCTGGGCGTGACCTGA
- the mnmE gene encoding tRNA uridine-5-carboxymethylaminomethyl(34) synthesis GTPase MnmE gives MLPRHHQPIVAIATAAGRGAVGIVRASGRDLQPLIAGVCGRALGPRHATYLPFLDAQGQAIDRGLAIHFPAPNSYTGEDVLELQAHGGPVVLQLLLARCLELGRDIGLRLAEPGEFTERAYLNDKLDLAQAEAVSDLIDASTEAAARSASRSLSGAFSSEVETLREQVVRLRMLVEATLDFPEEEIDFLRQADAQGQLDAINAQLASVLDHARQGALLREGIRVVLAGQPNVGKSSLLNALAGAELAIVTPIPGTTRDKVSQTIQIEGVPLHVIDTAGLRELGAAGDEVERIGIARSWDAIGQADAVLFLHDLTRVGEPAYDADDAAIAQRLSPLAPRVVHVFNKSDLRAAPEGDGDGDGVAISAQTGHGLDTLRHTLLRLAGWHAQPEGVYIARARHVDALQRTREHLAMAHAQLQLAQPALDLLAEELRLGHNALAEITGAFTPDDLLGEIFSRFCIGK, from the coding sequence ATGCTGCCGCGCCATCACCAGCCCATCGTGGCCATCGCCACCGCCGCGGGGCGGGGCGCGGTGGGCATCGTGCGGGCCTCGGGGCGTGACCTGCAGCCGTTGATCGCCGGCGTGTGCGGCCGGGCGCTGGGCCCGCGCCACGCGACCTACCTCCCCTTCCTCGACGCGCAGGGCCAGGCCATCGACCGTGGCCTCGCGATCCATTTCCCCGCGCCGAATTCGTACACCGGCGAGGACGTCCTCGAACTCCAGGCCCACGGCGGGCCGGTGGTGCTGCAACTGCTGCTTGCCCGCTGCCTCGAACTCGGCCGCGACATCGGCCTGCGCCTGGCCGAGCCGGGAGAGTTCACCGAGCGTGCCTACCTCAACGACAAGCTCGACCTCGCGCAAGCCGAGGCGGTGAGCGACCTCATCGATGCCAGCACCGAAGCGGCCGCCCGTTCGGCCAGCCGCTCGCTCTCAGGTGCGTTCTCCAGCGAAGTGGAAACCCTGCGCGAACAGGTCGTGCGCCTGCGCATGCTGGTCGAAGCCACGCTCGACTTCCCCGAGGAAGAGATCGACTTCCTGCGCCAGGCCGACGCGCAAGGCCAGCTCGATGCGATCAATGCCCAGCTCGCCAGCGTGCTCGACCACGCCCGCCAGGGGGCGCTGCTGCGCGAAGGCATTCGCGTCGTGCTCGCGGGCCAGCCCAACGTCGGCAAGAGTTCGCTGCTCAATGCGCTGGCCGGCGCGGAGCTGGCGATCGTCACGCCCATCCCCGGCACCACGCGCGACAAGGTCAGCCAGACCATCCAGATCGAAGGCGTGCCGTTGCATGTGATCGACACCGCCGGCCTGCGCGAGCTGGGCGCGGCGGGCGACGAGGTCGAGCGCATTGGCATCGCCCGCAGCTGGGACGCGATCGGCCAGGCCGACGCCGTGCTCTTCCTGCACGACCTCACGCGTGTCGGCGAGCCCGCCTACGACGCCGACGACGCCGCGATCGCACAACGCCTCTCGCCCCTGGCCCCACGGGTGGTGCACGTGTTCAACAAGAGCGACCTGCGCGCCGCGCCCGAGGGCGATGGCGATGGCGATGGCGTGGCCATCTCCGCACAGACCGGCCACGGCCTCGACACGCTGCGCCACACCCTGCTCAGGCTGGCGGGCTGGCACGCGCAACCCGAAGGCGTCTACATCGCACGCGCCCGGCATGTCGACGCCCTGCAGCGCACCCGCGAGCACCTGGCGATGGCCCATGCGCAACTGCAGCTGGCGCAGCCCGCCCTCGACCTGCTGGCCGAAGAGCTGCGGCTGGGCCACAACGCGCTTGCCGAGATCACCGGCGCCTTCACGCCCGACGACCTGCTCGGTGAGATCTTCAGCCGCTTCTGTATCGGCAAGTAA
- a CDS encoding cyclic nucleotide-binding domain-containing protein, which translates to MDFNELVNAIQTLNTDDAFRARLNAENWRTIGPYFTQHDIRAGDLLIKQGDTDRTMYFLGRGSLQVFVTGGPPGSNRIAILRPGSVVGEPGIFGDGARMASVEAVTPSMVWALRGPRLEELAQRSPALALELVRAAGAVMAQRMRANMANKMPFA; encoded by the coding sequence ATGGACTTCAACGAACTGGTCAACGCCATCCAGACGCTCAACACCGACGACGCGTTCCGGGCCCGGCTCAACGCCGAAAACTGGCGCACCATCGGTCCTTACTTCACCCAGCACGACATCCGCGCCGGCGACCTGCTCATCAAGCAGGGCGACACCGACCGCACGATGTATTTCCTCGGCCGCGGGTCGCTGCAGGTGTTCGTGACCGGCGGCCCCCCGGGCAGCAACCGCATCGCGATCCTGCGCCCCGGCTCCGTGGTGGGCGAGCCCGGCATCTTCGGCGACGGCGCCCGCATGGCGAGCGTCGAAGCGGTCACGCCCTCGATGGTGTGGGCGCTGCGCGGCCCGCGCCTGGAAGAGCTCGCCCAAAGGTCACCCGCCCTGGCGCTCGAGCTCGTGCGCGCGGCCGGCGCCGTGATGGCGCAGCGCATGCGCGCCAACATGGCCAACAAGATGCCCTTCGCCTGA
- a CDS encoding alpha/beta hydrolase — MQQQFSPFRLAAIAAAVVLASCGGGDDDAPAPEETRAQDARVFTPVPLDNTTVYPDYAAGANGPSFTAMAGVAVTTDRWAGVLNGASYRIEVPTTGWNGKLVMYAHGYRGTTLTPTTGNPSIRRYLIENGYAWAASSYAKNWYDVRAGVEDTNALALEFTRIAAANGRTLTAPTKTYIIGHSMGGHIAAAAVEAETLATARNRVRYDGAVPMCGVTGDTELFNTFAAMQVAAQAVAGVPRYPTQNWADISAAVTGNLFSTFSASSVVPTTNGARFASIVENLTGGDRPLFDLALAAGRSFQSAYGTFGSDGTVNGILNRNVLDTNAYTYTITGDAAGSTAINNVALKLTADPDANRMRRDGLRWVPKVNGEFSVPVLTIHTLGDLFVPFNMEQIYRQRAVAKGNGDRLVQRAIRGISHCDFTLAEQVEAFSDLVAWAEGGPKPAGDDVLTPATVAAPTYGCTFTRAATAEDAAAGAAAALFRPLIANNGGACPP; from the coding sequence ATGCAGCAACAGTTTTCACCTTTCCGGCTGGCGGCCATCGCCGCGGCCGTGGTCCTGGCCTCTTGCGGCGGCGGCGATGACGATGCGCCGGCGCCGGAGGAAACCCGTGCCCAGGACGCCCGCGTCTTCACCCCGGTGCCGCTCGACAACACCACGGTCTACCCCGACTACGCCGCAGGCGCGAACGGCCCGAGCTTCACCGCCATGGCGGGTGTCGCCGTGACGACCGACCGCTGGGCCGGCGTGCTCAACGGCGCGTCCTACCGCATCGAAGTGCCGACCACCGGCTGGAACGGCAAGCTGGTGATGTACGCCCACGGCTACCGTGGCACCACCCTCACCCCGACCACCGGCAACCCGTCGATCCGCCGCTACCTGATCGAGAACGGCTATGCCTGGGCCGCGTCCAGCTACGCGAAGAACTGGTACGACGTGCGGGCCGGCGTCGAAGACACCAACGCGCTGGCGCTCGAGTTCACCCGCATCGCTGCCGCCAACGGCCGCACGCTGACCGCGCCGACCAAGACCTACATCATCGGCCACTCGATGGGCGGCCACATCGCCGCCGCTGCGGTCGAAGCCGAAACGCTGGCGACTGCGAGAAACCGCGTGCGCTACGACGGCGCCGTGCCGATGTGCGGCGTGACGGGCGACACCGAACTCTTCAACACGTTCGCCGCGATGCAGGTGGCCGCGCAGGCGGTGGCCGGCGTGCCGCGCTACCCGACGCAGAACTGGGCCGACATCTCGGCCGCCGTCACCGGCAACCTGTTCAGCACCTTCAGCGCCAGCAGCGTGGTCCCCACGACGAATGGCGCGCGCTTCGCCTCCATCGTCGAGAACCTGACCGGCGGCGACCGCCCGCTGTTCGACCTGGCGCTGGCGGCTGGCCGCAGCTTCCAGTCGGCCTATGGCACCTTCGGCTCCGACGGCACGGTCAACGGCATCCTGAACCGCAACGTGCTCGACACCAACGCCTACACCTACACGATCACCGGTGATGCCGCCGGCAGCACGGCGATCAACAACGTGGCGTTGAAGCTCACCGCCGACCCCGACGCCAACCGCATGCGCCGCGATGGCCTGCGGTGGGTCCCGAAGGTCAACGGCGAGTTCAGCGTGCCGGTGCTGACCATCCACACGCTGGGTGACCTCTTCGTGCCCTTCAACATGGAGCAGATCTACCGCCAGCGTGCGGTGGCCAAGGGCAATGGCGACCGCCTCGTGCAGCGCGCCATCCGCGGCATCAGCCATTGCGACTTCACGCTCGCCGAGCAGGTGGAAGCCTTCAGCGACCTGGTCGCCTGGGCCGAAGGGGGCCCCAAGCCCGCAGGCGATGACGTGCTGACCCCCGCGACCGTGGCCGCCCCGACCTACGGCTGCACCTTCACACGGGCGGCAACGGCCGAGGACGCGGCGGCTGGCGCAGCGGCCGCCCTGTTCCGCCCCTTGATCGCCAACAATGGCGGTGCCTGCCCACCCTGA
- a CDS encoding monovalent cation:proton antiporter-2 (CPA2) family protein, protein MVSTLELVLLYLIAAVLGVVACRMLRLPPMLGYLAVGVLIGPNALALAKNSPSVSYLAEFGVVFLMFVIGLEFNLPKLKSMRKLVFGLGLSQVVLTVLIALAGNALLATAFATVGREWGLSWRSAFALGGALAMSSTAIVVKLMAERLELESEHGRRVMGVLLFQDLAVVPLIVLIPALGSSPEELARELAFATLKAAALLTVLLVGGQRVMRWWLTLVARRKSEELFILNLLLVTLGLAWMTEHAGLSLALGAFVAGMLIAETEYKHQVETDIRPFHDVLLGLFFITIGMKLDMEIVLSQWPLVLVLSLIPVVFKFGLVAALAKLFGAATGTALRTGLYLAQAGEFGFVLVNLAQGEGLLSPTLQSAVLASMVLSMLATPFIVMYSNRIVMRLSSSDWLMQSVAMTTIAKRAINTEAHVIICGYGRSGQNLARLLDLERIPYMALDLDPDRVRQAAAAGQSVVFGDAARLQSLMAAGLARASAVVVSYHDTPSALKILHLVQEHAPTVPVVVRTIDDADIERLRAAGATEVVPEAVEGSLMLASHALALVGVPMRRVIRVVQDQRDARYSLLRGYFHGADDDTVDDLQQARLLSVSLPPAAASLGQPLADLALHAVGVSVVSVRRATGSVTQQPDDSVTLHAGDTLVLSGLPEALALAEGKLLGRG, encoded by the coding sequence ATGGTCAGCACCCTTGAACTGGTCCTGCTCTATCTGATTGCCGCCGTGCTGGGCGTGGTGGCCTGCCGCATGCTGCGCCTGCCGCCGATGCTGGGCTACCTCGCCGTCGGCGTGCTGATCGGCCCGAACGCGCTGGCGCTGGCGAAGAATTCGCCCAGCGTGAGCTACCTGGCCGAATTCGGCGTGGTGTTCCTGATGTTCGTGATCGGGCTGGAATTCAACCTGCCCAAGCTCAAGAGCATGCGCAAGCTGGTGTTCGGCCTCGGCCTGAGCCAGGTGGTGCTCACCGTGCTGATCGCACTCGCCGGCAACGCGCTGCTGGCCACAGCGTTCGCCACCGTGGGGCGGGAGTGGGGCCTGAGCTGGCGCAGCGCCTTCGCGCTGGGCGGCGCGCTCGCCATGAGCAGCACCGCCATCGTGGTCAAGTTGATGGCCGAGCGGCTGGAACTCGAGAGCGAACACGGCCGGCGTGTGATGGGTGTGCTGCTGTTCCAGGACTTGGCGGTGGTGCCGCTCATCGTGCTGATCCCGGCGCTGGGGTCCTCACCGGAAGAACTGGCGCGCGAGCTCGCCTTCGCCACGCTCAAGGCGGCGGCGCTGCTGACGGTGCTGCTGGTCGGCGGCCAGCGCGTGATGCGCTGGTGGCTCACGCTCGTGGCACGCCGCAAGAGCGAAGAGCTCTTCATCCTCAACCTGCTGCTGGTCACGCTGGGACTCGCATGGATGACCGAACACGCCGGCCTGTCGCTCGCGCTGGGCGCGTTTGTCGCCGGCATGCTGATCGCCGAGACCGAATACAAGCATCAGGTGGAGACCGACATCCGGCCCTTCCACGACGTGCTGCTCGGGCTCTTCTTCATCACCATCGGCATGAAGCTCGACATGGAGATCGTGCTGTCGCAGTGGCCGCTGGTGCTGGTGCTGAGCCTGATCCCGGTGGTGTTCAAGTTCGGACTGGTGGCGGCGCTGGCCAAACTCTTCGGCGCTGCCACGGGCACGGCGTTGCGCACCGGCTTGTACCTGGCGCAGGCGGGCGAGTTCGGCTTCGTGCTCGTCAACCTGGCGCAGGGCGAAGGCCTGCTGTCGCCCACGCTGCAGAGCGCGGTGCTGGCGAGCATGGTGCTCTCGATGCTCGCCACCCCGTTCATCGTGATGTACAGCAACCGCATCGTGATGCGGCTGTCGTCCAGCGACTGGCTGATGCAGTCGGTGGCCATGACGACCATCGCCAAGCGTGCGATCAACACCGAGGCGCACGTCATCATCTGCGGTTATGGCCGCAGCGGCCAGAACCTCGCGCGCCTGCTCGACCTGGAGCGCATCCCGTACATGGCGCTCGACCTCGACCCCGACCGGGTGCGGCAGGCCGCGGCCGCCGGGCAGAGCGTGGTGTTCGGTGACGCGGCGCGCCTGCAAAGCCTGATGGCGGCCGGCTTGGCGCGCGCCAGCGCCGTGGTGGTGAGCTACCACGACACACCGTCGGCGCTGAAGATCCTGCATCTGGTGCAGGAGCACGCCCCGACGGTGCCGGTGGTGGTGCGCACGATCGACGATGCCGACATCGAACGCCTGCGCGCCGCGGGCGCCACCGAGGTGGTGCCAGAAGCGGTGGAGGGCTCGCTGATGCTCGCCAGCCATGCGCTCGCGCTCGTGGGCGTGCCGATGCGGCGCGTGATCCGCGTGGTGCAGGACCAGCGCGATGCGCGCTACAGCCTCTTGCGCGGCTACTTCCACGGCGCCGACGACGACACCGTCGACGACCTGCAGCAGGCGCGGCTCCTGAGCGTGAGCCTGCCACCCGCCGCCGCCAGCCTCGGCCAGCCGCTGGCCGACCTCGCCCTGCACGCGGTGGGGGTGAGCGTGGTGTCGGTGCGGCGTGCCACCGGCTCGGTCACCCAGCAGCCTGACGACAGCGTCACCTTGCATGCCGGCGACACGCTGGTGCTGTCGGGCTTGCCCGAAGCGTTGGCGCTCGCGGAAGGCAAGCTGCTCGGGCGCGGGTGA
- a CDS encoding KpsF/GutQ family sugar-phosphate isomerase: protein MSSATPLSPSFDVDRALQLARKTIDIEAAALVGLKGRLGDDFGQAMSAILRCTGRVVVMGMGKSGHVGRKIAATLASTGTPAFFVHPAEASHGDLGMVAPGDVVLAISNSGEANELTAILPAIRRIGVTLVAMTGRRDSTLAQHADIVLDSAVDAEACPLNLAPTASTTAQMALGDALAVALLDARGFREEDFARSHPGGSLGRKLLTHVRDVMRSGDDVPRVAPDTSFVDMMREMTQKGLGATAITDAQGKVLGIFTDGDLRRGVESGRDLRALAAADVMHKAPRTIRPDVLAVEAADLMEAHRITSVLVVETDGRLVGALNFNDLMRAKVI from the coding sequence GTGTCCTCTGCCACCCCTCTTTCTCCGAGCTTCGATGTCGACCGCGCGCTGCAGCTCGCGCGCAAGACCATCGATATCGAGGCCGCCGCACTGGTCGGCCTGAAGGGCCGCCTCGGCGACGATTTCGGCCAGGCGATGTCGGCCATCCTGCGTTGCACCGGGCGCGTGGTGGTGATGGGCATGGGCAAGAGCGGCCACGTGGGGCGCAAGATCGCGGCCACGCTCGCCTCGACCGGCACGCCCGCGTTCTTCGTGCACCCGGCCGAGGCCAGCCATGGCGACCTCGGCATGGTCGCGCCTGGCGACGTGGTGCTGGCCATCTCCAATTCCGGCGAAGCCAACGAACTCACGGCCATCCTGCCGGCCATCCGCCGCATCGGCGTGACGCTCGTCGCGATGACCGGCCGGCGCGACTCCACCCTCGCCCAGCACGCCGACATCGTGCTCGACAGCGCAGTCGATGCCGAAGCCTGCCCGCTCAACCTCGCGCCCACCGCCAGCACCACCGCGCAGATGGCGCTCGGCGATGCGCTCGCCGTCGCGCTGCTCGATGCGCGGGGCTTCCGCGAAGAAGACTTCGCGCGCTCGCACCCGGGCGGCAGCCTCGGCCGCAAGCTGCTCACGCACGTGCGCGACGTGATGCGCAGCGGCGATGACGTGCCGCGTGTGGCCCCCGACACGTCGTTCGTCGACATGATGCGCGAGATGACGCAGAAAGGCCTGGGCGCCACCGCCATCACCGATGCGCAAGGCAAGGTGCTGGGCATCTTCACCGACGGCGACCTGCGCCGGGGTGTCGAAAGCGGCCGCGACCTGCGTGCGCTCGCCGCGGCCGACGTGATGCACAAGGCGCCGCGCACCATCCGCCCCGACGTGCTCGCGGTCGAAGCCGCCGACCTGATGGAAGCGCACCGCATCACCAGCGTGCTCGTCGTCGAGACCGATGGCCGGCTGGTGGGCGCGCTCAACTTCAACGACCTGATGCGCGCCAAGGTCATTTGA